A window of the Parambassis ranga chromosome 17, fParRan2.1, whole genome shotgun sequence genome harbors these coding sequences:
- the ndufv2 gene encoding NADH dehydrogenase [ubiquinone] flavoprotein 2, mitochondrial, with amino-acid sequence MFLSAAVRSAVSQTARHVRSLHQSAARAGAGGIFVHRDTPDNNPDIPFEFTEENKKRIEAIISMYPHGHKQAATIPVLDLAQRQHGWLPISVMNKVAEVLEIPPMRVYEVATFYTMFLRQPVGKYFIQICTTTPCMLCNSDSILEALQNKLGIKVGETTPDKMFTLIEVECLGACVNAPMIQINDNYYEDLTPKDIEDIIDELKAGRVPPPGPRNGRFSCEPAGGLTSLTEPPTGPGFGVRPDL; translated from the exons gcaAGGCACGTCAGGAGTCTGCATCAGTCTGCTGCACGTGCTGGAGCTGGAGGGATCTTTGTG CACCGAGATACTCCTGACAACAACCCTGATATTCCATTTGAGTTTactgaggaaaacaaaaag AGGATCGAAGCAATCATTTCAATGTACCCCCATGGACACAAGCAAGCAGCCACCATCCCAGTGCTGGATTTAGCCCAGAGGCAACATGGATGGCTTCCCATCTCTGTCATGAACAAG GTCGCTGAGGTGTTGGAAATTCCTCCAATGAGAGTATATGAAGTAGCGACATTCTATACGATGTTTCTGCGGCAGCCCGTGGGAAAATACTTCATTCAGATCTGCACAACAACCCCCTGCATGCTCTGCAACTCAGACAGCATCCTGGAGGCCCTCCAAAACAAACTGG GTATTAAAGTTGGTGAGACTACTCCAGACAAGATGTTCACTCTAATAGAAGTGGAATGCCTGGGCGCCTGTGTGAATGCTCCAATGATCCAGATCAATGACAACTATTAT GAGGACCTTACACCGAAGGATATTGAGGATATAATAGATGAACTCAAAGCGGGCAGAGTTCCACCACCAGGCCCCAG GAACGGCCGTTTCTCCTGCGAGCCTGCAGGTGGATTAACCTCTCTGACAGAACCTCCTACGGGACCAGGGTTTGGTGTAAGACCAGACCTGTAG